A genomic window from Candidatus Kouleothrix ribensis includes:
- the tgt gene encoding tRNA guanosine(34) transglycosylase Tgt: MPFGFEITARDPHSRARAGTLTTAHGPVETPVFMPVGTRGTVKALTPGEVRDAGAQIILGNTYHLYLQPGHELIARMGGLHHFMGWDGPILTDSGGFQVFSLVYGGIADEVKGRRPSQQAQLKPGMVKVTEDGVIFRSYIDGAKHLFTPERSIEIQKGIGADIILCFDELPPFRAGYDYTARSLERTHRWQARCLAFHRQTSGGQGLAFAAPNPNQALFGIVHGGVYEHLRQASAEYLATLGFAGLCIGGSLGKDKQQINAVVDMTVPHMPDSLPRHLLGIGDVDDLIEGVARGIDMFDCVSPTRLGRHGAALVRDPARKWRLNVLNAALRDDPGPLDAHCTCLTCRSYSRAYIHHLFRAQELLGIRLVSLHNVAFLCSLMRAIRTSIQAGCFGQLRHEWLGATGPGAP; encoded by the coding sequence ATGCCATTCGGCTTCGAGATCACCGCGCGCGACCCGCACTCACGCGCGCGCGCCGGCACGCTCACCACCGCACATGGCCCGGTCGAGACGCCGGTGTTCATGCCGGTGGGCACGCGCGGCACGGTCAAGGCGCTCACGCCGGGCGAGGTGCGCGACGCCGGGGCGCAGATCATCCTGGGCAACACCTACCACCTGTACCTGCAGCCCGGCCACGAGCTGATCGCGCGGATGGGCGGCCTGCACCATTTCATGGGCTGGGATGGGCCGATCCTGACCGATAGCGGCGGCTTTCAGGTGTTTAGCCTGGTGTATGGCGGCATCGCCGACGAGGTCAAGGGCCGCCGGCCCTCGCAGCAGGCCCAGCTCAAGCCCGGTATGGTCAAGGTCACTGAAGACGGCGTGATCTTCCGGTCGTATATCGACGGCGCGAAGCACCTGTTCACACCCGAGCGCAGCATCGAGATCCAGAAGGGCATCGGCGCCGACATCATCCTGTGCTTCGACGAGCTGCCGCCCTTTCGGGCCGGCTATGATTATACCGCACGCTCGCTCGAGCGTACACACCGCTGGCAGGCCCGCTGCCTGGCGTTTCATCGCCAGACAAGCGGCGGGCAGGGGCTGGCGTTCGCGGCGCCGAACCCCAACCAGGCGCTGTTCGGGATCGTGCATGGCGGCGTGTACGAGCACCTGCGCCAGGCCAGCGCCGAATACCTGGCGACGCTCGGCTTCGCCGGCCTGTGCATCGGCGGGTCGCTCGGCAAAGACAAGCAGCAGATCAACGCGGTGGTGGACATGACCGTGCCGCACATGCCCGACAGCCTGCCGCGCCACTTGCTCGGCATTGGCGATGTCGATGACCTGATCGAGGGCGTGGCGCGCGGCATCGATATGTTCGACTGCGTGAGCCCGACCCGGCTGGGGCGCCATGGTGCCGCGCTGGTGCGCGACCCGGCGCGCAAGTGGCGGCTGAATGTGCTCAACGCGGCGCTGCGCGACGACCCTGGCCCGCTCGACGCGCACTGTACGTGCCTCACCTGCCGCAGCTACTCGCGCGCCTACATCCACCACCTGTTTCGTGCGCAGGAACTCCTCGGCATTCGCCTGGTCAGCCTGCACAATGTTGCGTTTCTGTGCAGCCTGATGCGCGCGATCCGCACAAGCATCCAAGCCGGGTGCTTCGGCCAGCTGCGCCATGAGTGGCTCGGTGCAACCGGGCCTGGCGCGCCTTAG
- a CDS encoding ABC transporter permease: protein MDPIIILQAGVASGTVLLFATIGEIFAERAGVLNLGVEGMMLMGAMSAFSVALSSGSPWLGVLAAMIVGGLISQLHALITIHLQADQVVSGLALTFVGTGLSLVLGEGLSKAGGGALLPVVSIPGLAAIPALGPIFFGNQSVMVYLGYLLGPLAWYYIYHTRPGMNLRAIGEYPAAADSMGVNIYRLRYLYVFVGGALAGLAGATISLAVSPGWFSELTTGGQGWIAVGLVIFAQWNPLRAMFGAYAFGALRRLILDVQGPTAIFGLRNPFFYNPYLGFFLQMLPYAFTIIILVLGSREAVRNRLGAPAALGLPYVRGERGR from the coding sequence ATGGACCCGATTATCATCTTGCAAGCGGGGGTCGCCAGCGGCACGGTGCTGCTGTTCGCTACGATCGGCGAGATCTTCGCTGAGCGCGCCGGTGTGCTGAACCTGGGCGTCGAGGGTATGATGCTGATGGGCGCCATGAGTGCCTTCAGCGTCGCGCTGTCGTCTGGCAGCCCCTGGCTGGGCGTGCTGGCGGCGATGATCGTGGGCGGGCTGATCAGCCAGCTGCACGCGCTGATCACCATCCACCTGCAGGCCGACCAGGTGGTCAGCGGGCTGGCGCTGACGTTCGTAGGCACCGGCCTGAGCCTGGTGCTGGGCGAGGGGCTGAGCAAGGCCGGTGGCGGCGCGCTGCTGCCAGTAGTCTCGATCCCCGGCCTGGCAGCCATTCCGGCGCTCGGGCCGATCTTCTTCGGCAACCAGAGCGTGATGGTCTACCTGGGCTACCTGCTCGGCCCGCTGGCCTGGTACTACATCTATCACACCCGGCCGGGCATGAACCTGCGCGCGATCGGCGAATACCCGGCCGCAGCCGACTCGATGGGCGTGAATATCTATCGCCTGCGCTACCTGTACGTATTCGTCGGTGGCGCGCTGGCCGGGCTGGCCGGCGCCACGATCAGCCTGGCGGTGTCGCCGGGCTGGTTCAGCGAGCTGACCACCGGCGGCCAGGGTTGGATCGCGGTTGGCCTGGTGATCTTCGCGCAGTGGAACCCGCTACGCGCGATGTTCGGCGCCTACGCCTTCGGCGCGCTGCGGCGCTTGATCCTCGATGTGCAAGGCCCAACCGCAATTTTCGGGCTGCGCAACCCGTTCTTCTACAACCCCTACCTCGGTTTCTTCCTACAAATGCTGCCGTACGCGTTTACGATCATCATCCTGGTGCTCGGCTCGCGCGAGGCGGTGCGCAATCGCCTGGGCGCGCCGGCTGCGCTGGGCCTGCCGTATGTGCGCGGCGAGCGTGGGCGCTAA
- a CDS encoding ABC transporter permease, protein MSTHAPAAPPRALPRLELIPREVVPGWLPALTSLGAIVVALALGAIILALVGGDPLAAYGQIARSSFGSIDVFSDTMVKAIPLIMVGLACSLAFRMRLWNIGAEGQFFMGAWGASAVVLAPLVSAQTSRWLVILLMLVAGMAAGALWGGIPGLLKARFNVNEIISTLMLNYIAIAWNDFFIFGVWSEGGFQMSPTFPKNAWLPRLTDYADYVDSLSGLTTHLGLVFALVAAVLVWLILYHSRWGYEIRLIGDNPRAAQYAGVPIARHTVLVLMLSGALAGLAGMSEISGVVHRLQGQISPGYGFTGIIVAWLAKLNPFVIILVSILFGALILAGREIQPSGIPKMIQGIILVCLIASDFLLRYRVRLRRGDAVTR, encoded by the coding sequence ATGAGCACACACGCGCCTGCCGCGCCACCGCGCGCGCTGCCACGGCTTGAACTGATCCCACGCGAGGTTGTGCCGGGCTGGCTGCCGGCGCTGACCTCGCTCGGCGCGATCGTGGTGGCGCTGGCACTTGGCGCGATCATCCTGGCGCTGGTGGGCGGCGACCCGCTGGCGGCCTATGGCCAGATCGCACGCTCGTCGTTCGGCAGCATCGATGTATTCTCGGACACAATGGTCAAAGCCATTCCGCTGATTATGGTCGGCCTGGCCTGCTCGCTGGCCTTCCGCATGCGGCTGTGGAACATCGGCGCCGAGGGCCAGTTCTTCATGGGCGCCTGGGGCGCCAGCGCGGTGGTACTGGCCCCGCTGGTGTCGGCACAAACCTCGCGCTGGCTGGTGATTCTGCTGATGCTGGTGGCCGGCATGGCAGCCGGCGCGCTGTGGGGCGGCATCCCAGGCCTGCTCAAGGCGCGCTTCAATGTCAACGAGATCATCTCGACGCTGATGCTCAACTACATCGCGATTGCCTGGAATGACTTCTTCATCTTCGGTGTGTGGAGCGAGGGCGGCTTCCAGATGAGCCCGACCTTCCCCAAGAATGCATGGCTGCCGCGCCTGACCGACTACGCAGATTATGTCGATTCGCTCAGCGGGCTGACCACGCATCTGGGGCTGGTGTTCGCGCTGGTGGCGGCGGTGCTGGTATGGCTGATCTTATACCACAGCCGCTGGGGCTACGAGATCCGGCTGATCGGCGACAACCCGCGCGCCGCGCAGTATGCCGGCGTACCGATCGCGCGGCACACCGTGCTGGTGCTGATGCTCTCGGGCGCGCTGGCCGGGCTGGCGGGCATGTCTGAGATCAGCGGGGTGGTTCACCGGCTTCAGGGCCAGATCTCGCCAGGCTACGGCTTCACCGGGATCATTGTGGCCTGGCTGGCCAAGCTGAACCCGTTCGTGATCATCCTGGTATCGATCCTGTTCGGCGCGCTGATCCTGGCCGGGCGCGAGATCCAGCCCTCGGGCATTCCCAAGATGATCCAGGGCATCATCCTGGTGTGCCTGATCGCCAGCGACTTCCTGCTGCGCTACCGGGTGCGTCTGCGGCGCGGTGACGCGGTGACACGATGA
- a CDS encoding ABC transporter ATP-binding protein, which produces MTDTPNVVSMRGITKHFPGVLANDKVDFALRRGEIHALLGENGAGKSTLMNMLAGLYHADEGTIEVHGAPVQFSSPRQAIDAGIGMIHQHFMLVPSQSVTENILLGLTQPRFRLRLAENERKVAALGEQFGLKVDPKAKIWQLSVGEQQRVEILKMLYRGAGVLILDEPTAVLGPQETEQLFKTLRGMVAQGKSIIFISHKLNEVMAIADRVTVLRRGRVTAADVPAAHTSTAELARLMVGREVLFRVHKVPQPPGPVVLAIDDLQADNDRGLPALRGLSLQVRAGEIVGLAGVAGNGQRELSEVVTGLRRARAGHVRLNGEDLTNQPARRAIKHGMAHVPEDRNRVGSSPNLSLTDNLIMKQYHAEPIGRGWRLDAGEAAAFADRLRQLYEIRAPSVDTQARLLSGGNLQRLILAREIATQPRAMIAMQPTQGLDVGAVEAVHNLLLEQRAHGVAIVLISEELEELLALSDRIAVIYEGQIVGEVCDGNVERIGLLMTGTR; this is translated from the coding sequence ATGACAGACACGCCCAACGTCGTCAGCATGCGCGGTATTACCAAGCACTTCCCAGGCGTACTGGCCAACGACAAGGTCGACTTCGCGCTGCGGCGTGGCGAGATCCACGCGCTGCTGGGTGAGAACGGCGCCGGCAAATCGACGCTGATGAATATGCTGGCCGGGCTGTACCACGCCGACGAAGGCACGATCGAGGTACATGGCGCACCGGTGCAGTTCAGCTCGCCGCGCCAGGCGATCGACGCCGGCATCGGGATGATCCACCAGCACTTCATGCTAGTTCCCTCGCAGTCGGTCACCGAGAATATTCTACTAGGCCTGACCCAGCCGCGCTTCCGGCTGCGCCTGGCCGAAAACGAGCGCAAGGTTGCGGCACTGGGCGAGCAGTTCGGCCTGAAGGTCGACCCCAAAGCCAAGATCTGGCAGCTCTCGGTTGGCGAGCAGCAGCGCGTCGAGATTCTGAAGATGCTGTACCGTGGCGCCGGCGTGCTCATCCTCGACGAGCCAACCGCTGTGCTTGGCCCGCAGGAGACCGAGCAGCTGTTCAAAACACTGCGCGGTATGGTCGCCCAGGGCAAATCAATTATCTTCATTAGCCACAAGCTCAACGAAGTCATGGCCATCGCCGATCGCGTGACGGTGCTGCGGCGCGGGCGCGTGACTGCCGCCGACGTGCCGGCCGCCCACACCAGCACGGCCGAGCTGGCGCGCCTGATGGTCGGGCGCGAGGTGCTGTTCCGCGTGCATAAAGTGCCGCAGCCGCCTGGGCCGGTGGTGCTGGCGATCGACGATCTACAGGCCGACAACGACCGTGGGCTGCCAGCGCTACGCGGGCTGAGCCTGCAGGTTCGCGCCGGCGAGATCGTTGGCCTGGCCGGCGTGGCCGGCAACGGCCAGCGCGAGCTATCGGAAGTAGTGACCGGGCTGCGGCGCGCCAGGGCCGGGCATGTGCGGCTGAATGGCGAAGACCTGACCAACCAGCCGGCGCGGCGCGCGATCAAGCATGGCATGGCCCACGTGCCCGAAGATCGCAACAGGGTCGGCAGCTCGCCCAACCTGAGCCTGACCGACAATTTGATCATGAAGCAATACCACGCCGAGCCGATCGGCCGTGGCTGGCGACTCGATGCCGGCGAGGCGGCCGCGTTTGCCGACCGGCTCAGGCAGCTGTACGAAATTCGCGCACCCTCGGTCGACACGCAGGCGCGGCTGCTCTCGGGCGGCAACCTGCAGCGGCTGATCCTGGCGCGCGAGATCGCCACGCAGCCCAGGGCCATGATCGCCATGCAGCCAACCCAGGGCCTGGATGTTGGCGCGGTCGAGGCCGTTCACAACCTGCTGCTCGAGCAGCGCGCGCACGGCGTGGCGATCGTGCTGATCTCGGAGGAGCTCGAGGAGCTGCTGGCGCTGAGCGACCGCATCGCGGTGATCTACGAGGGCCAGATCGTCGGTGAGGTGTGCGACGGCAATGTCGAGCGGATCGGCCTGCTGATGACAGGAACACGATGA
- a CDS encoding BMP family ABC transporter substrate-binding protein — MRTGSFLRWSSALIGLAVLLSACGGAAPAGGGATTAPAANATAAPVAGGATTEGTFQIPAVEDGKFNVAMVLIGPHDDGGWSQAHYEGLQFIEKNVPNVHTAYVENVPEGADSEQVFRSLSRKGFNLIFGTSFGFMDPMATVAEEFPKITYIHISGFKTNQKNFGNLFGAMESMKYLAGMLAGARAKADGNPKIGYMATFPIPEELRLGNAFALGMRKTCAECTLDVRWINTWHDPVKEKEGAASLFDAGAQVVFTGADTPASADVAQQKNKWGITYDWSGSCKVERCLTAPYWNWGPVYTKITKAVQDGSYKVGYDYFDADSGALGLYGFMEGQTPTKGVADLPPEVIQQVKDTLAKMQKGEFTRFDVFAGPIKDNTGKEIVPAGAKLEQADLDQFDKKSGCTYCMYWWAEGVTAELPKTS; from the coding sequence ATGCGAACTGGCTCATTCCTGCGCTGGTCGAGCGCGCTGATCGGGCTGGCGGTGCTGCTGAGCGCCTGCGGCGGCGCGGCCCCGGCCGGCGGCGGCGCCACCACGGCGCCGGCTGCTAATGCCACGGCGGCCCCGGTGGCCGGCGGCGCCACCACCGAGGGCACGTTTCAGATTCCCGCCGTCGAAGACGGCAAGTTCAATGTTGCCATGGTGCTGATCGGCCCACACGACGATGGTGGCTGGTCGCAGGCGCACTACGAAGGCCTGCAGTTCATCGAAAAGAACGTGCCGAATGTGCATACCGCGTATGTCGAGAATGTGCCCGAGGGCGCCGACTCCGAGCAGGTGTTCCGCAGCCTCTCGCGCAAGGGCTTCAACCTGATCTTCGGCACCTCGTTTGGCTTCATGGATCCGATGGCCACCGTGGCCGAGGAGTTCCCCAAGATCACCTACATCCACATCAGCGGCTTCAAGACCAACCAGAAGAACTTCGGCAACCTGTTCGGCGCGATGGAGAGCATGAAATACCTGGCCGGTATGCTGGCCGGCGCGCGCGCCAAGGCCGACGGCAACCCGAAGATCGGCTATATGGCCACCTTCCCGATCCCCGAAGAGCTGCGCCTGGGCAATGCCTTCGCGCTAGGCATGCGCAAAACCTGCGCCGAGTGTACGCTCGATGTGCGCTGGATCAACACCTGGCACGACCCGGTCAAAGAGAAAGAGGGCGCGGCCTCGCTGTTTGACGCCGGCGCACAGGTGGTATTTACCGGCGCCGATACGCCGGCCTCGGCCGATGTAGCCCAGCAGAAGAACAAGTGGGGCATCACCTACGACTGGTCCGGCTCGTGTAAGGTCGAGCGCTGCCTGACCGCGCCCTACTGGAACTGGGGCCCGGTGTATACCAAGATCACCAAGGCGGTGCAGGACGGCAGCTATAAGGTCGGCTACGACTACTTCGACGCCGATAGCGGCGCGCTGGGCCTGTATGGCTTCATGGAGGGTCAGACGCCGACCAAGGGCGTGGCCGATCTGCCGCCCGAGGTGATCCAGCAGGTCAAGGACACGCTGGCCAAGATGCAGAAGGGCGAGTTCACGCGCTTCGACGTGTTCGCCGGCCCGATCAAGGATAATACCGGCAAGGAGATCGTGCCGGCCGGGGCGAAGCTCGAGCAGGCCGACCTCGACCAGTTTGATAAGAAATCGGGCTGCACCTACTGCATGTACTGGTGGGCCGAGGGCGTCACCGCCGAGCTGCCGAAGACGAGCTAG
- a CDS encoding glycosyltransferase family 4 protein, with translation MNIALYNLTTTVKLGGVESVVWDVGQRLAERGHTVTIFGGRGAVQRQPAGVTVRRYPYIARDTWGRLPPLRKSLNLLKLLERLSMAASALGDLMAGGFEIIHVVKPYDFPIGAHVRFYRGTRMVYNSHGTDYFPGDVLFRRAIDGAFACSRYNARMVEARYKIPIDVSYNGFDAELFRPLAPDPLLRARYAPAGAPLILYAGRLVTFKGLDYLLEAMAMLPGARLVLAGDGPHRASLAERAQRLGIAGRTHFIGNRPHTELPQLHAIADLFVMPSTDHETFCLAACEAMSCERPVVAARTGGLIEVVRDGETGLIVPPGDAAALAAGMRTLLSDAALRTRMGRAGREWTHAMFTWDKVITRMLACYERALGTPP, from the coding sequence ATGAACATAGCACTCTACAACCTGACCACCACCGTCAAGCTGGGCGGCGTCGAGAGCGTGGTGTGGGATGTTGGGCAGCGGCTGGCCGAGCGCGGCCATACTGTGACGATCTTTGGTGGGCGCGGCGCAGTGCAGCGCCAGCCGGCCGGCGTGACAGTGCGGCGCTACCCCTACATCGCGCGCGACACCTGGGGCCGCCTGCCGCCGCTGCGTAAATCGCTGAACCTGCTCAAACTGCTCGAGCGGCTGTCGATGGCAGCCAGCGCGCTGGGCGACCTGATGGCCGGCGGCTTCGAGATCATCCACGTCGTCAAGCCGTACGACTTCCCGATCGGCGCGCATGTGCGCTTCTACCGGGGCACACGCATGGTCTACAACTCACACGGCACCGACTACTTCCCCGGCGATGTGCTATTCCGCCGCGCGATCGACGGCGCGTTTGCGTGCAGCCGCTACAATGCGCGTATGGTCGAGGCGCGCTACAAGATCCCGATCGATGTATCGTACAACGGCTTCGACGCCGAGCTGTTCCGCCCGCTGGCGCCCGACCCGCTGCTGCGCGCGCGCTACGCGCCGGCCGGCGCGCCGCTGATACTCTATGCCGGGCGGCTGGTGACCTTCAAAGGGCTCGATTACCTGCTCGAAGCCATGGCCATGCTGCCTGGCGCGCGGCTGGTGCTGGCCGGCGACGGGCCACACCGCGCAAGCCTGGCCGAACGCGCGCAGCGGCTGGGCATCGCCGGGCGCACGCACTTCATCGGCAACCGGCCGCACACCGAGCTGCCGCAGCTGCATGCCATCGCCGACCTGTTCGTGATGCCCAGCACCGATCACGAAACCTTCTGCCTGGCGGCGTGCGAGGCCATGAGCTGTGAGCGCCCGGTGGTGGCGGCGCGCACCGGCGGGCTGATCGAGGTGGTGCGCGACGGCGAAACCGGCCTGATCGTGCCGCCCGGCGACGCAGCCGCCCTGGCTGCGGGCATGCGCACCCTGCTGAGCGACGCGGCGCTGCGCACGCGCATGGGCCGCGCCGGCCGCGAATGGACCCACGCCATGTTCACGTGGGACAAGGTGATCACGCGCATGCTGGCCTGCTACGAGCGCGCGCTTGGCACGCCGCCATAG
- a CDS encoding class I SAM-dependent methyltransferase, with protein MIAYDHLPEPAADPQREAELTRRIDHWLAHMTWRPDFARWREGRIWQERQQRERLQLIERYGGPLAGRRILDLGSGMGGTSVALALAGAHPLAFEYNRAYCEIIRLRAARYQLHMPVLNGAGERLPFADASFDLAISWDVVEHVQNPAQLLAELARVLKPGGRVLLTVINRLAYRDPHYHLPLLNWMPRRLAEAIIERRGRSKGTADFSDRQKLSEMHYYTMRSFRKLAATYGFRVGDIREDRVRRGEGSAGGAKGRARDALRRLGLARAGYIGYRTLFQGTYELLLVK; from the coding sequence ATGATCGCCTACGACCACCTGCCCGAGCCGGCTGCCGACCCGCAGCGCGAGGCCGAGCTAACGCGCCGGATCGACCACTGGCTGGCGCATATGACCTGGCGGCCCGACTTTGCGCGCTGGCGCGAGGGCCGGATCTGGCAAGAGCGCCAGCAGCGCGAGCGGCTTCAGCTGATCGAGCGCTACGGTGGCCCGCTGGCCGGCCGGCGCATCCTCGACCTGGGCAGTGGCATGGGCGGCACCAGCGTGGCGCTGGCGCTGGCCGGGGCGCACCCGCTGGCCTTCGAGTACAACCGTGCCTACTGCGAGATCATTCGGCTGCGTGCGGCGCGCTACCAACTGCACATGCCGGTGCTGAACGGTGCGGGCGAGCGGCTGCCATTCGCCGACGCAAGCTTCGACCTGGCGATCTCGTGGGATGTGGTTGAACATGTGCAGAACCCGGCGCAGCTGTTGGCCGAGCTGGCGCGTGTGCTCAAGCCAGGCGGGCGCGTATTACTGACGGTGATCAATCGCCTGGCCTACCGCGACCCGCACTACCACCTGCCGCTGCTGAACTGGATGCCGCGCCGGCTGGCCGAGGCCATCATCGAGCGGCGCGGGCGCAGCAAGGGCACGGCCGATTTCAGCGACCGCCAGAAGCTCTCGGAGATGCACTACTACACCATGCGCAGCTTCCGCAAGCTGGCCGCGACCTACGGCTTCCGCGTGGGCGATATTCGCGAGGATCGCGTGCGGCGTGGCGAGGGCAGCGCCGGCGGCGCCAAGGGGCGCGCGCGCGATGCGCTGCGGCGGCTAGGCCTGGCGCGCGCCGGCTACATCGGCTACCGCACGCTGTTCCAGGGCACCTACGAGCTACTGCTGGTCAAATAG
- a CDS encoding MGMT family protein: MSNYYTDVYAIVQRIPAGKVSTYGRIAQMQPVPGGARGVGWALAGLGPERAQQVPWWRVINAAGRISNARNATLQRELLEAEGIHFDQHGYVDLERCLWDGVATN; the protein is encoded by the coding sequence ATGTCAAATTATTACACAGACGTCTATGCGATCGTGCAGCGCATCCCGGCCGGCAAAGTCAGCACCTACGGGCGGATCGCACAGATGCAGCCGGTGCCGGGCGGTGCGCGTGGAGTTGGCTGGGCGCTGGCCGGGCTGGGGCCTGAGCGCGCGCAGCAAGTGCCGTGGTGGCGGGTGATCAACGCGGCCGGGCGCATCAGCAACGCGCGCAACGCCACACTCCAGCGCGAGCTGCTCGAGGCCGAGGGTATTCATTTCGACCAGCATGGGTATGTCGACCTTGAGCGCTGTTTGTGGGATGGGGTGGCGACCAATTGA
- a CDS encoding protein kinase codes for MRLEDLKGRRLGRYEILEVLGRGGMAAVYRARDTVLRRDVALKILYPQYTGDIALVERFQREAVLAAGLDHPNILPIYDVGDADGLVYIAMRLLSGQSFADVLRLHGALAIGELLPIIDQVASALDYAHARQIVHRDIKPANILIEGAEPGGLTLARAILTDFGIAKSLDSAVRGLTATGVLIGTPEYMAPEQIRGGNAVDARADIYALGVLVYRALTGRRPYEGGTEEVLMGHLHGTFALPSSFDSAIPPAIDGVMRTVLARDPAARYQSAGEFARALRSAAGLELPTPPPALRRTSDGRAVVPSVAVGSMGAPALPTVSQATRKGHAAPPYARPATPAPQPRTAERAASPAAWVLLGLVLALIIGGGGLYATGLLRASGNAGVPTSPVAPTPLVATPLPTEQAPAATAIVLPSEAATIEASAPTALAVPTPEPTKAPPRAPTRAPTKAPTKAPTAEPTAEPTAEPTPAPTVTPEPTVPACPIELAAEFELLLGRRSAVRERLGCAAQIRQERGLAEQQFERGAMLWVAGPPDGIGTIYTLFNDRTQGIRSTWQSYEDTWSEGDPIDSGDREPPPGLIEPLNGFGRLWYANQSIADALGWATSAENASNGVMQRFANGRLVYSSLGFGAGPMIYVLYQDGTFEAYPA; via the coding sequence ATGCGTCTTGAAGACTTAAAGGGCCGGCGGCTTGGCCGCTATGAGATCCTCGAAGTGCTGGGCCGCGGTGGTATGGCGGCCGTGTATCGCGCACGCGACACAGTGCTGCGGCGCGATGTCGCGCTGAAGATTCTGTACCCGCAATACACCGGCGATATCGCGCTGGTCGAGCGGTTTCAGCGCGAGGCAGTGCTGGCGGCCGGGCTCGATCACCCGAACATCCTGCCGATCTACGATGTGGGTGACGCCGATGGGCTGGTGTATATTGCCATGCGCCTGCTGAGTGGCCAGTCGTTTGCCGATGTGCTGCGGCTGCACGGCGCACTGGCGATCGGCGAGCTACTACCGATCATCGATCAGGTCGCCAGCGCGCTCGACTATGCGCATGCCCGCCAGATTGTGCATCGCGATATCAAGCCGGCGAATATTCTGATCGAAGGCGCCGAGCCGGGCGGGCTAACGCTGGCCCGCGCGATCTTGACCGACTTCGGCATCGCGAAATCGCTCGACTCGGCCGTGCGCGGGCTGACCGCCACCGGGGTGCTGATCGGCACCCCCGAGTATATGGCGCCCGAGCAGATTCGTGGCGGCAATGCGGTGGATGCGCGCGCCGACATCTACGCGCTGGGGGTGCTGGTGTACCGCGCGCTGACCGGGCGGCGGCCATACGAGGGTGGCACCGAAGAGGTGCTGATGGGCCACCTGCACGGCACATTCGCGCTGCCATCGAGCTTCGACAGCGCCATCCCGCCGGCGATCGACGGGGTGATGCGCACGGTGCTGGCCCGCGACCCGGCCGCGCGCTACCAGAGTGCCGGCGAGTTTGCGCGCGCGCTGCGCTCGGCCGCCGGGCTCGAGCTGCCGACACCGCCGCCGGCGCTGCGCCGTACCAGCGATGGGCGCGCGGTGGTACCCAGTGTGGCGGTGGGCAGCATGGGTGCGCCGGCCCTGCCAACTGTGTCGCAAGCGACCCGCAAGGGCCATGCCGCGCCGCCCTACGCGCGCCCGGCGACGCCCGCCCCGCAGCCGCGTACGGCCGAGCGTGCGGCCAGCCCGGCGGCATGGGTGCTGCTTGGGCTAGTGCTGGCGCTCATAATCGGCGGCGGCGGGCTGTATGCCACCGGGCTACTACGCGCCAGCGGCAATGCGGGCGTGCCCACCAGCCCGGTGGCACCTACGCCACTCGTGGCGACGCCGCTACCGACCGAGCAGGCGCCGGCCGCAACAGCAATAGTGCTACCGAGCGAAGCTGCGACGATAGAAGCCAGCGCGCCAACCGCCCTGGCAGTGCCGACGCCCGAACCGACTAAGGCGCCGCCCAGGGCGCCGACCAGGGCGCCGACCAAGGCGCCGACCAAGGCGCCAACTGCCGAGCCGACCGCCGAGCCGACCGCCGAGCCAACGCCAGCGCCGACAGTGACACCCGAGCCGACCGTACCGGCATGCCCGATCGAGCTTGCGGCAGAATTCGAGCTGCTGCTGGGCCGGCGCAGTGCCGTGCGCGAGCGGCTGGGCTGCGCCGCGCAGATCCGCCAGGAGCGCGGGCTGGCCGAGCAGCAGTTCGAGCGTGGCGCCATGCTGTGGGTGGCAGGCCCCCCCGACGGCATCGGCACGATCTACACCCTGTTCAATGATCGCACACAAGGTATCCGCAGCACATGGCAATCATACGAAGATACCTGGAGCGAGGGCGACCCGATCGACAGCGGTGATCGCGAGCCGCCGCCGGGCCTGATCGAGCCGCTGAATGGCTTCGGCCGGCTGTGGTATGCCAACCAATCGATCGCCGACGCGCTAGGCTGGGCCACCAGCGCCGAGAATGCCAGTAATGGCGTGATGCAGCGCTTCGCGAATGGTCGGCTGGTGTATAGTAGCCTGGGCTTCGGCGCCGGCCCAATGATCTATGTACTGTACCAGGATGGCACCTTCGAGGCGTATCCAGCTTGA